In the genome of Streptosporangiales bacterium, one region contains:
- a CDS encoding tricarboxylic transporter — protein sequence MIEAIQSALETLLSWPNILIPLLGTVLGLVVGAMPGLGAAAGIALVIPLTYAWAPEQAFLLMASMIGGTAFAGSITAILINTPGESANASTLLDGYPLAKKGEASTALSVSATASALGAIFGLAVFVSVLPLSRQLILQFSYPETFMVAVVGLFIIALISRGSLIKGLVAGGLGFLLSFVGRDLLTGETRFTFDILFLEDGLDFVAVLIGLFALSEAMSLLLEPNRPPEERKLGARAHWAQIRKGVGLCLRYPRILLQSSVIGTICGIIPGVGGSIAGFMSYAAAKQSAKDGEKFGTGDPRGVLASEAAIDAKDGGALLPTIALGLPGSAVWAVVLGAFLVHGIAPGREMLTDHLDVVFLIIFGLLISNILTSVIGLLLSRVLAPVARMPGVYVAPVIFVISMVGAYSIGQRSGDILVATLAGVLGFVLKKYGFSLVPVVIGLILGRMVEQAFGQTALTMGLGAFFTRPFSLAILAVGVLLFVVPLIRERLAKKRGPQSREKVSS from the coding sequence ATGATCGAGGCCATCCAGAGCGCTCTCGAGACGCTGCTGTCGTGGCCGAACATCTTGATCCCGCTCCTCGGGACGGTCCTCGGCCTCGTGGTCGGGGCGATGCCCGGCCTGGGTGCCGCAGCCGGCATCGCGTTGGTCATCCCGCTGACCTACGCGTGGGCGCCGGAACAGGCGTTCCTGCTGATGGCGTCGATGATCGGTGGTACGGCGTTCGCCGGTTCGATCACGGCGATCCTCATCAACACGCCGGGTGAGTCGGCGAACGCGTCCACCCTGCTCGACGGCTATCCGTTGGCGAAGAAGGGCGAGGCCTCGACTGCGCTGTCGGTGTCGGCCACCGCCTCGGCACTCGGTGCCATCTTCGGGCTCGCGGTGTTCGTGAGCGTGCTGCCGCTCAGCCGCCAGCTGATCCTGCAGTTCTCGTACCCCGAGACCTTCATGGTCGCCGTGGTCGGGTTGTTCATCATCGCGTTGATCTCGCGGGGCTCGCTCATCAAGGGGCTCGTCGCAGGCGGTCTCGGTTTCCTGCTGTCGTTCGTCGGCCGCGACCTGCTCACCGGCGAGACCAGGTTCACCTTCGACATCCTGTTCCTCGAGGACGGCCTGGACTTCGTAGCGGTGCTGATCGGGCTGTTCGCGTTGAGCGAGGCCATGTCGCTGCTGCTCGAACCCAACCGGCCGCCGGAAGAGCGCAAGCTCGGCGCTAGGGCGCACTGGGCGCAGATACGCAAGGGTGTCGGGCTGTGCCTCCGATATCCGCGCATCCTGTTGCAGAGCAGCGTGATCGGCACGATCTGCGGCATCATTCCGGGTGTCGGCGGTTCGATCGCCGGGTTCATGTCGTACGCGGCGGCCAAGCAGAGCGCGAAGGACGGCGAGAAGTTCGGCACCGGCGACCCGCGCGGCGTGCTGGCGTCGGAGGCTGCCATCGACGCCAAGGACGGCGGCGCACTGTTGCCCACCATCGCGCTGGGACTGCCGGGCAGCGCGGTATGGGCGGTGGTTCTCGGCGCGTTCCTCGTGCACGGCATCGCACCGGGCAGAGAGATGCTGACCGACCACCTGGACGTCGTGTTCCTCATCATCTTCGGTCTGTTGATCTCGAACATCCTGACGTCGGTCATCGGGTTGTTGTTGAGCCGGGTGCTGGCGCCGGTCGCGCGGATGCCCGGCGTCTACGTCGCGCCGGTGATCTTTGTGATCAGCATGGTGGGTGCCTACAGCATCGGTCAGCGCAGCGGCGACATCCTCGTCGCGACGCTGGCCGGCGTGCTGGGCTTCGTGTTGAAGAAGTACGGCTTCAGCCTGGTGCCCGTGGTGATCGGCCTCATCCTCGGCCGGATGGTCGAGCAGGCGTTCGGCCAGACGGCACTCACCATGGGCCTCGGCGCGTTCTTCACGCGCCCGTTCAGCCTGGCGATCCTGGCGGTCGGCGTGCTGCTCTTCGTGGTTCCCCTCATCCGGGAGCGGTTGGCGAAGAAGCGCGGACCGCAGTCGCGGGAGAAGGTGTCGTCGTGA
- a CDS encoding FAD-dependent oxidoreductase, giving the protein MSTRVVVIGAGVVGSALAAELGRLGAGVTLIDSGRPAGGTSNATFSWTNANSKEPREYHDLNVGGMLAHRRLAAELPAASWYHAGGNLEWTDTAAGEAALHAKVDRLRRYHYPVALLDRAQALTLEPSLAADQLSDDGIAYYPEEGWIEPTRLVGTLLDLARARGARVVTNDAVTGCTFDGAAVAGVTTASGASFAADQVVDCAGPEAAAVAALAGLELPMRNTQGVLTYVEPVAVAVGRVIHGPRVQLRPDGGGRLLLHSEAADGAARQRPDGGWDVAPGTAERLLADAAELYPAIDGAAVESVRVGTRPMPADGLPVLGRSAGIENFHFAVTHSAATLCLRIAELLGPEIVGGAASPELAPFRHDRLG; this is encoded by the coding sequence ATGTCCACTCGTGTGGTCGTCATCGGTGCCGGCGTAGTCGGTTCCGCTCTCGCCGCTGAGCTCGGTCGCCTCGGCGCTGGCGTCACCTTGATCGACTCGGGCCGGCCGGCTGGCGGCACGTCGAACGCGACGTTCTCGTGGACGAACGCCAACTCGAAGGAGCCACGCGAGTACCACGACCTCAACGTCGGCGGCATGCTCGCGCACCGCAGGCTCGCCGCCGAGCTGCCCGCCGCGAGCTGGTACCACGCCGGCGGCAACCTGGAGTGGACGGACACCGCGGCAGGCGAGGCCGCGCTGCACGCCAAGGTCGACCGGCTGCGCCGCTATCACTATCCCGTCGCCCTGCTCGACCGGGCACAGGCCCTGACGCTCGAACCGTCGCTCGCGGCGGACCAACTCTCTGACGACGGCATCGCGTACTACCCGGAAGAGGGATGGATCGAGCCGACCCGGCTGGTCGGCACCCTGCTCGACCTGGCACGTGCGCGTGGCGCCCGGGTGGTGACCAACGACGCGGTGACGGGCTGCACGTTCGACGGCGCCGCGGTGGCCGGGGTGACTACAGCGTCCGGGGCGTCGTTCGCGGCCGACCAGGTGGTCGACTGTGCCGGGCCGGAGGCGGCCGCCGTCGCGGCGCTCGCCGGCCTCGAACTGCCGATGCGCAACACCCAGGGCGTGCTGACGTACGTCGAGCCGGTCGCCGTGGCCGTGGGGCGCGTGATCCACGGTCCGCGCGTGCAGCTGCGTCCCGACGGTGGTGGACGCCTGCTGCTCCACAGCGAGGCGGCGGACGGTGCTGCCCGCCAGCGGCCGGACGGTGGCTGGGACGTCGCACCCGGGACGGCGGAACGGCTCCTCGCCGACGCGGCCGAGCTCTACCCCGCGATCGACGGAGCCGCGGTGGAGTCGGTTCGGGTTGGGACCCGTCCCATGCCCGCGGACGGGCTGCCCGTGCTCGGCAGGTCGGCGGGCATCGAGAACTTCCACTTCGCCGTCACGCACAGCGCCGCGACCCTCTGCCTACGGATCGCCGAGCTGCTCGGCCCGGAGATAGTGGGCGGCGCAGCCAGCCCGGAGCTCGCCCCGTTCCGGCACGACCGCCTGGGATAA